In Tribolium castaneum strain GA2 chromosome 8, icTriCast1.1, whole genome shotgun sequence, the genomic window TGGtttaaggtagtttttttttagtaaagtgAAATAAGTGGCCCATggacgttttaaaaattttttaaacaatgttGCTATTGATTGCTTGCATGTTCATTTGTGTGGGAGGTTCGAACCCAAGTtctggcattttttttttgagtgaaccaaaaatttaattaacgctgctgttttgtcaataattttacgctaatttttatcaCTCTAGTTCAGCGATTCTCAAAACCGTTCAGaacggtttttttttttggaaaaaatctaccttcaaatttttgctaaaacattcccaaacacgctgtataattttttgaatttcataatttatgaGAAGAACAGAGCGAACAGATCAAGCAGTCTAGATTTAAGCTATACGTAGAAAAACCGTAaccaatttccaaaattttgaaatttttaagtaaaataaaaaattacaacaaaaaaatttaatggtctttacctaaaaacattttacacGGTTACACTTTTGATTATTACTAGTTTTTCTAAGAGCATTTTTCCGTGTGGGCATTTATCTAGTAGGTTTATTGCATGGTCATTTCGAAGTCATTTGATTGGTTGCTTTATCGAAAAGAGCCGACCTGATCCGATCAAGTCAGCCGGCTACTATATGTCAGAAAATTGACATTTGACAGTCAAAtgtcaattttgtatttaaaaaaattatgataaaaGTGTTATTATGCAGTCGAATGTGcctaaagtaaaattttaccatTGATTTTGAGCTATGTACCGAAAAGTGTGTCCATAAGCAGGCAAACCAATCACAATTTTCTCCCTTGCCATCCCTTTGGAAACCCAATAGTGTGCCgtgaaattaatattaagCGTTGAAAAGTACCCCTTATCCTCCATGGCGGGGTACAGGGGCGAATTGAGCCCCGTAAAGGGGGTCAATTTGGTATAAAAATGATAATCATACGACATAACATTAACAAAATCAACAAACTCGTTCAAATAAGGCACATCATAGCAATTATCCACCAGAAAAATGGGGGCTGCCACAGCCACCGTCACAATAAACTTATGCCTCGCCTGCTTATTAATCGCCATTCGAAACTCCTCCAAAAGCTGCACGAAATGCACCTTCTGGTTCCGGTCCTTCCCCGGACTTTCATTCGGAAACTCCCAATCGAGATCAACCCCATCCACGCTATAATTCCGCACTAAGTCGATCACCGATCGAATAAAAACTTTCCGACTCGCGTGATTTAACACCATGCCACTGTAGCCCCCATCATTCCCAGCCCCGCCCACGGACACCAACACCTTCAAATCCCCATTGACTTGCTTCAACCCCACCACGGTTTGGAGCACCCTCAGCTCGTCCCGAGTCAGCTGTACCCCATTGGGGCCCACACGGGCGAACGCCACGTTGATATGCGTGCACAGGAAGGGGTCCAGGCTCTCGGGCTGCAGCCCCCCGTCCGCGCTTGGAAAATTATAGTAACAAACTAGCCTAAAATCGGCGATTTTTGGCACGTCCTCTTCGATCAGCAGCAGCCCCCTGTCGTCGGGCTTGCGCAGCCGGGAGCTGTACATTTTGGCACGGTGGGCGCCCCGACCTGGCCCCACTAAACAACAAATGAGTGATAGCCCCCTTGGTACTTTTGCCTACCTTCGGTGGGGCTTCGGGGGTACAAGAGACTTTCGTTGCTTCTAAGTATAATCGTGTAAATACCACAGAATATTATGACAGGGACGGTGATAACGGTGATTATGAAGAGGGTGCGCCCGTCGAACCATCGTCTCCTAAAGGGGGCACACTAATCAATTGCTCAAAACCAACAATAATCACCTGTTATTTCCCAATAAAACGAACTGAGAATGGCCAGAATAAATATCAGTCATAATTTGTGGTTAGGTTTTTGTTGACTGACAAATCGGGTCACGTGACCGGAAACACTTCcccaaatttgaataattgatAAGGATTATTGATAAAATTCGAATTGTGACGTGCCGTTGGGGTTTtgcaataaactaaaaaaaaaatgatgagTAAAATGTCATTGTTCGGGGATCAACTGTGATAAGATAAAATCCTAACACTTTAATACCCACCATTGCATTGTTTGGCAAAATGAGGCTGTTATTTGCGTTGGTTTTTACAATTCTGGCTGTAATTACgctattttgtttaaatataagTCCCTGTGTGGTTTTTAGGTGCGAGCCGATGTCCGAGTGTGTGACATCAAGTGCGAACCTGAAGATGAGTTTCTCGACGCCGAAACGGGCGAATGGGACGATTTTATGGACGAATTGGTTGCAAAAACCTTCGAAGAAGGACGAATGCTCCCCTGTAGTAAAGATCCTACCCAACTTATCACAGTAGACCCTGGTGATGACATTGTTTGGGACTTGCGgttagtttttgtgttttttgattgTAAATAATGATGGTATCATTgatttcagttttaaaatctaTAGCGAACGCAAAATTATAGGAGAGAAGACGTTAAACGATTGTTATTGTGATTTTACCGATTGTAAGAGTGAGGAGTTTAGGCAGTGTTTGGCATCGGCCCGGATTGCaatgaaaaatgatataaataCGGTTTTAGTGCGTGGTATTGGTCAATATTTATTGTTAGAATcgttaaaatgttaaataaatggttaaaaaataatatagtttgtttaaatcgtCTGTCTGCTGGGGCGCGACGAGTCCGCGTACAATGGAATCTGTATTTTGGTTTGAAACTTTGCTAAATTTTCCGGGCGATTAtttaaactaataataataataattcgagtaggctttggtaattttttaatgtgtatGAAAACGCTGATAagcataataaaaactgaagagTTATATAATAATGTAAGGATTAAAATACATTGTTTATTTCAGTTTGCCTAGTTTATCAAAGCCgcctaaatttaaatttacaaatttacaaGAGTGTAATCAAATGTCCCAATAATAGTCCACTAGGTTACTATATGAAACCTGtcttaatggacacctccgaataacggacacctcttcacaacggacatttttgtagcaaTTAACAgaattggaaaataatgtaaaaaacggactatttataaaaataacataaactagttaattactaattattaattgtgttattaaacactgaccggtTCGTTTGCACAAAggaaaggaggaaaacagtgaaaataacaaagaattttgctaaatgtttttatagaaaaagtTGGACTTTATGACTTTTATTACGTACTTAATGTGTTCATACTAttacatatctcaaaaaaataaaccacgGAGCAGTAccaaacaaaaagcaaaatgataaaaaattaattctccacaaaactacacattttttatttcgtctGATGATCTGAGTCTTGGGtgccaaaaaaaatacaccattTATGCACAACATCATTGTAAATATGTGTGCAAAAATTGAACCCAATACTAGCAATAGCAAGGAAAAAATACcctttagaaaaatttctttgcgaaaaaatttcaaaatttatttgccagTTGGAGGCCATTTGCCACAGTAGTTGGAAATCCGGTTGaaaatatgtataaaagtaaagggtaaaaacacgtattttttgatttgacaGTTTGATTTTGATAGTTCTCGGGGGCCGCCTTAAGacgtatcctaacctttagatctCCGTAGTCAtagaaatttgtaaaaaaatcaattattgtCCAGGTGATTTAAACAAGCAATAAGCCGATTTTGCTCGTTATTTTCGCTCAGAACCTCAgatattgatttatttttcgatTGTTACCAGACGTTGGCAATCGAGATGTCACTAGAAAGcgtgaaaattattaacaaaacctcacgtaaaattattaaaaattgcagTCACAGGTGTGGATTTTTCCATCTAATGTAACAAAAGCCTACGACTTTTGTACCAATTCTCTGTGATTGTTTTTAAACGGTGGCGACACCTTCGGTCGGTAAAACCAACCTACCGCCCTGCAGTAAAAATGTCACGCTCGCAATAACAACACACTTACGACAGCGGAAGTGCAATCAGCCCCCTTCTGCTCGTCGTCAAGTTgtgtaatttgtttatttacaaacaaaacTGATCGTGTGCTTGTGCGCAAAAATGGAAGACGAAGTTCTCGTAAGTTCGCCTTTAATTCCTGAAAAGTCGAAGAAACGCTACGAATCGgcctataaatttttcaaagattgGTGTTTCGCGAAAGACAACGGCCCCATTTCGGAGGCGTTGCTTTTGGCGTACTTTCAGGAAAAACGTGCAATTCTGAAATCGCCGTCGAGTCTGTGGTGCGAGTATTCCATGCTGAAAACAACGATTTTtgtcaatgaaaatattgatatttCCAAGTTTGTCAAACTTAGAGCTTTCCTGAAGCGACAAAACGCCGGATACaaacccaaaaaatcaaacactttCAGCAGGGAACGAATCAACCAGTTCCTCGAAGAGGCTCCAGACGAGAAATATCTTCTCATGAAGGTAAACAAATGATCAATTAAGTTGGTAGCGAATGACTCCTTCAATTTCCGAAAATACCCgaacacaaacaaaaaaaatgagctTCAATATTGTAAGTGTATGTTTGGTTGCCTACTTTAGAGATGTTTAATCAAGTGGAATACAGAAAAACCACTAAACGTCCACTCAAATATGGCATTTCAAGAGAGGTAGGAATTGGTTAGTGataaaagattttattatttacgaaaaattgtgtttttttttcaaagaaagcAACTTTTATACTATGGTGATGATGGTAGTAGGTAGGATGGTGTCTTAAACTAGTGATGTGAAATGAAAGCCTTACGTCCTCTTGTCACTATTTGTCAGGAGATGGCGTTACGTTTGCACttatatattataatttttaccacgtttttacttttttacaattattttaagagGTTTAGATGTACAGGCTggtacattagaaacttttaatatagctagagcttcaagattttgtatacaatctaagtcgaccattctgagttcaacaaaattattttcaaaatggctgaatttTTGGAACTACGGGAAATTGGCcccaactttaaaattttaaatagtaactatttatttttattgcattattaaactgagtaaaatgtattttaattgCCAAAACTTAtctatcatagtttttgacgtatgtcaatttttttcattgtaagggtccatttaaaatattacatcgCGTGAACTCTttataataagttaataattctttttgcatttgatagccaAAGGTTCAAGAGGTCTTCTCAAATTTTCAGGATTGTCAACTATCAATTTGCAAGGCTACTCtgattaaaaagaaaatgttggttaaaaaattattacaaaacagtttttccaaatggaatgaccctgtcttttcaatggcaatcaatttttatgcaaacttttattaacatcttctatatctatctcctacagttttttaaataatcgcaaaaaacaaaaatttgctcattattttcatttttaatcaagtaaactttcgaaaaatacgataaaattgtgctattaattaaaaaaatgtcgtaTTTGTTcatcattttcattcaagaagttcaaaattcgatgacAGACTGATTGaattactttacataattcactaagttataataaactataattaaatatttttgttttattgcttatttgataatgaaccagctaaaaactaaataaaatattgaagattCACAATTGTTGATGTATTttacaaggtctacttgattaaccatgaaaattacgaagtaaaatccgtttttt contains:
- the LOC103313405 gene encoding uncharacterized protein LOC103313405, with protein sequence MRLLFALVFTILAVRADVRVCDIKCEPEDEFLDAETGEWDDFMDELVAKTFEEGRMLPCSKDPTQLITVDPGDDIVWDLRFKIYSERKIIGEKTLNDCYCDFTDCKSEEFRQCLASARIAMKNDINTVLVRGIGQYLLLESLKC
- the LOC663313 gene encoding chitinase-3-like protein 2, whose amino-acid sequence is MTDIYSGHSQFVLLGNNRRRWFDGRTLFIITVITVPVIIFCGIYTIILRSNESLLYPRSPTEVGPGRGAHRAKMYSSRLRKPDDRGLLLIEEDVPKIADFRLVCYYNFPSADGGLQPESLDPFLCTHINVAFARVGPNGVQLTRDELRVLQTVVGLKQVNGDLKVLVSVGGAGNDGGYSGMVLNHASRKVFIRSVIDLVRNYSVDGVDLDWEFPNESPGKDRNQKVHFVQLLEEFRMAINKQARHKFIVTVAVAAPIFLVDNCYDVPYLNEFVDFVNVMSYDYHFYTKLTPFTGLNSPLYPAMEDKGYFSTLNINFTAHYWVSKGMAREKIVIGLPAYGHTFRYIAQNQWCLNVGSKFEKEWANASLK